GTCAATATTGAGTTGATATTTATCGACAAATAAATCATGATTTGTTTTACTAATTAATGCTTTCAGGGAGATATAGTCCTTGAACGGAATCAGAAAAGAAGTCAATTATCTCAGGATGGTTAATCGGCTCGTCTGACTTATCAGGCTCGAGGTTTCTCTCTGCAACGTATGTTCGGTCTGAAGTACCATACATCAATACGTGATACCAAGACCTGTCTTTTGGGGGATGGCTACGTGCTACTATAGAATACCATTCGTCCGATCCCTTAAAAACGTCATCTACGTCTATAATTACACCATGGTAGTCAAACATCTTATGGTGTACTAATTGACCAATAGAGAATTTCGGACTTCTTTCTGAAGACATAGTATATCAGTCAGTGATAATTCTTAATAATATATTAAATGGAACTAAGATTCCAAAAATCTTTTTGCGGTGATTATCTCATCCTTTACAAGCTCGTGGTGTCCCCCATGCCGATATGTTTCAACGTTGGCTCCACAATGCTTCAAGAGTTTGGCTAACTCTAAAGACTCATCTGGCTGTACGATAGTGTCATTCTCACCGTATGTAATCAACGCCCGGGTGTATGACAAATCGGGAAGTATTTGTGGTATAAGCGGCAATCCTGGATGAAATAAAACTACCCTTTTGATAATGCCGGGATGGGTTAGAATAACACTGGCAGCAATGCTTGCACCATTTGAATAGCCAATGACTGAAAGTCTATTTACATCAAATTTATAGCGCTTAGATGCTTTTACTATAAAATCAGTTAATTCATCTGTTCTCAGTTTGACGTCATCGATATCAAATACCCCATCAGGTGATCTCAAACAAAATCTATTTGATTCATTATCAAAAACATTTCCTCTTGGAGTAAGAATGGCGGCTCCAGGAGAAATTTTTCTGCCCAGATTAATTAAATAGTTTTCGTCTCCACCAGTTCCATGCAGTAATAAAATCACTCCTTTTAT
The genomic region above belongs to Thermodesulfobacteriota bacterium and contains:
- the hspQ gene encoding heat shock protein HspQ — its product is MSSERSPKFSIGQLVHHKMFDYHGVIIDVDDVFKGSDEWYSIVARSHPPKDRSWYHVLMYGTSDRTYVAERNLEPDKSDEPINHPEIIDFFSDSVQGLYLPESIN
- a CDS encoding alpha/beta hydrolase, with translation MSVGTHKINDKELGFIHHFIPSSKKIKGVILLLHGTGGDENYLINLGRKISPGAAILTPRGNVFDNESNRFCLRSPDGVFDIDDVKLRTDELTDFIVKASKRYKFDVNRLSVIGYSNGASIAASVILTHPGIIKRVVLFHPGLPLIPQILPDLSYTRALITYGENDTIVQPDESLELAKLLKHCGANVETYRHGGHHELVKDEIITAKRFLES